A part of Sparus aurata chromosome 19, fSpaAur1.1, whole genome shotgun sequence genomic DNA contains:
- the prmt6 gene encoding protein arginine N-methyltransferase 6 has product MSHVVKKRKLDKSRQDRLYFDSYTDVTIHEEMIADHVRTNTYRMAIMRNSESIRGKVVLDVGAGTGVLSIFCAQAGAKKVYAVEACSIAEQAVKIVKQNNMEDKIEVIRGTVETVDLPEKVEVIVSEWMGYALLHESMLNSVLYARDKWLQPGGIILPSKAELYIAPISDPVVEDRLHFWYTLKDQYGVDMSCMSDFATRCIMNSDITVNSVTVEDVLSHPARLAELDLHSVTVEELLRSVKGKFRCESFGSAAVNAFCVYFTVTFPCPDKPLVLSTSPFKPETHWKQAVLYLDAPVDVVQDTVVTGEVSMYPSEESARHICIHVDYTIGEHKRQSRTFSIPDWSSEAQP; this is encoded by the coding sequence ATGTCTCATGtcgtaaagaaaagaaaattggaTAAAAGCCGGCAGGACAGACTGTACTTTGACAGCTACACCGATGTGACCATCCACGAGGAAATGATAGCGGACCACGTCCGAACGAACACGTACCGGATGGCGATAATGAGGAACAGTGAGTCCATACGGGGGAAAGTTGTGCTGGACGTCGGGGCAGGAACCGGCGTTTTGAGCATTTTCTGTGCACAAGCCGGTGCCAAGAAGGTCTACGCCGTTGAAGCCTGCTCTATCGCCGAGCAGGCTGTCAAAATAGTTAAACAGAACAATATGGAGGATAAGATTGAAGTCATTCGAGGCACAGTGGAGACGGTGGACCTACCGGAGAAGGTAGAGGTGATAGTGAGCGAGTGGATGGGTTATGCCCTGCTGCACGAGTCCATGCTCAACTCGGTGCTGTACGCACGCGACAAGTGGCTGCAGCCGGGCGGCATCATCCTGCCCAGCAAAGCCGAGCTCTACATCGCTCCCATCAGCGACCCGGTGGTGGAGGACCGCCTACACTTCTGGTACACCCTCAAAGACCAGTACGGCGTCGACATGTCCTGCATGTCCGACTTCGCCACGAGGTGCATCATGAACTCCGACATCACCGTGAACTCTGTGACCGTCGAGGATGTGCTCTCCCACCCGGCCCGCCTCGCCGAGCTTGACTTGCACTCGGTGAccgtggaggagctgctgcggTCGGTGAAGGGCAAGTTCAGGTGCGAGTCGTTCGGCTCAGCGGCGGTGAACGCCTTCTGCGTGTACTTCACGGTGACTTTCCCGTGTCCGGACAAACCGCTAGTGCTCTCCACGTCCCCGTTCAAACCGGAGACGCACTGGAAGCAGGCGGTGTTGTACCTGGACGCTCCGGTGGATGTGGTGCAAGACACGGTGGTGACCGGGGAGGTCAGCATGTACCCCTCGGAGGAGAGCGCCAGACATATATGTATCCACGTGGACTACACGATAGGAGAGCACAAAAGACAGTCCAGGACCTTCTCCATCCCTGACTGGAGCAGTGAAGCTCAGCCATAG